Proteins encoded within one genomic window of Ideonella dechloratans:
- the petA gene encoding ubiquinol-cytochrome c reductase iron-sulfur subunit, translating into MSDNAVDQGKRTWLIATSCAGAVGGVATAVPFVSTFAPSERAKAAGAAVEVDISALKPGEKMTVEWRGKPVWIVRRTPEQVDNLSKHDNELADPLSERKAYPIPEYAKNEWRSIKKEYLVVIGVCTHLGCSPSDKFAAGPQPSLPDDWPGGFLCPCHGSTFDMAARVFKNKPAPDNLEVPPHMYLADTKLLIGEDKKA; encoded by the coding sequence ATGAGTGATAACGCGGTGGACCAAGGCAAGCGCACCTGGCTGATTGCCACGAGTTGTGCCGGTGCCGTCGGCGGCGTGGCGACAGCCGTGCCCTTCGTCAGCACGTTCGCGCCTTCGGAGCGCGCCAAGGCGGCCGGCGCCGCGGTCGAGGTCGACATCAGCGCGCTCAAGCCGGGCGAGAAGATGACCGTCGAATGGCGCGGCAAGCCGGTCTGGATCGTCCGTCGCACGCCCGAGCAGGTGGACAACCTGAGCAAGCACGACAACGAGCTGGCCGACCCCCTGTCCGAGCGCAAGGCCTATCCCATCCCCGAGTACGCCAAGAACGAGTGGCGCTCGATCAAGAAGGAATACCTGGTGGTGATCGGCGTGTGCACCCACCTGGGTTGCTCGCCTTCCGACAAGTTCGCCGCCGGCCCGCAGCCCTCGCTGCCGGACGACTGGCCGGGCGGCTTCCTGTGCCCCTGCCACGGCTCGACCTTCGACATGGCGGCCCGCGTCTTCAAGAACAAGCCCGCTCCAGACAACCTGGAAGTGCCTCCCCACATGTATCTCGCCGACACCAAGCTGCTGATCGGCGAGGACAAGAAGGCCTGA
- a CDS encoding Nif3-like dinuclear metal center hexameric protein: MAARTEIEGCLNQWLQPERFKDYGPNGLQVEGRAEIRRVVSGVTASLALIDAAIDAQADAILVHHGLFWRGQDGRLTGWLKTRVERLLGHGINLLAYHLPLDAHPELGNNARWAARLGWRTDGRFGEQDLGFVGTQDQATTVERLAIDLQASLDRVPTVLPGDGRPLRRLAWCSGGAQGYFEAAIAAGADAFLTGEISEPQAHLSRETGVAFLACGHHATERYGAPAVGERLATQFGLEHQFIDLPNPA, encoded by the coding sequence ATGGCGGCAAGAACGGAGATCGAGGGTTGCCTCAACCAGTGGTTGCAGCCTGAGCGGTTCAAGGATTATGGGCCGAACGGTCTGCAGGTCGAGGGGCGGGCCGAGATCCGGCGCGTCGTGTCGGGGGTCACCGCCAGCCTGGCACTGATCGACGCCGCCATCGACGCCCAGGCCGACGCCATCCTGGTGCACCACGGCCTGTTCTGGCGGGGGCAGGATGGCCGCCTGACGGGTTGGCTCAAGACACGGGTCGAGCGGCTGCTGGGCCACGGCATCAACCTGCTGGCCTACCACCTGCCGCTGGATGCCCACCCCGAACTGGGCAACAACGCGCGGTGGGCGGCCCGGCTGGGCTGGCGGACGGACGGCCGCTTCGGCGAACAGGATCTGGGCTTTGTCGGCACGCAGGACCAGGCCACCACCGTCGAGCGGCTGGCCATCGACCTGCAGGCCAGCCTGGACCGGGTGCCGACGGTGCTGCCCGGCGACGGTCGGCCCTTGCGGCGCCTGGCCTGGTGCAGCGGCGGTGCCCAGGGCTATTTCGAGGCCGCCATCGCCGCCGGCGCGGATGCCTTCCTGACCGGGGAGATTTCCGAGCCGCAGGCCCATTTGTCGCGCGAGACCGGCGTGGCCTTCCTGGCCTGCGGTCACCATGCCACCGAGCGCTACGGGGCGCCGGCCGTGGGCGAACGTCTGGCCACCCAGTTCGGGCTGGAACACCAGTTCATCGATCTGCCCAACCCCGCATGA
- a CDS encoding cytochrome b translates to MAEFKVAPADAPLGVKLMTWVDNRFPATKLYKEHLSEYYAPKNFNFWYFFGSLALLVLVIQIVTGIFLVMHYKPDASLNAAGVPVAFASVEYIMRDVPWGWLIRYMHSTGASSFFVVVYLHMFRGLLYGSYRKPRELVWIFGCAIFLALMAEAFMGYLLPWGQMSFWGAQVIVNLFSAIPFVGPDLSLLIRGDYVVGDATLNRFFSFHVIAVPLVLLGLVVAHIIALHEVGSNNPDGVEIKAKKDEQGRPLDGIPFHPYYTVHDILGVSGFLMVFCAIIFFGPELGGYFLEYNNFIPADPLKTPLHIAPVWYFTPFYSMLRATTDVMVNVLCGVIGLAAVAALLKGRFSGVAKVGVIVAALVAIFLLKTFDAKFWGVVVMGGAVIILFFLPWLDHSLVKSIRYRPGWHKALYGVFVVFFVVLGYLGIQPPSDTGTLIAQVGTLFYFGFFLLMPWWSQLGTFKPVPERVTFHPH, encoded by the coding sequence ATGGCTGAATTCAAAGTCGCGCCGGCGGACGCGCCGCTGGGCGTGAAGCTGATGACTTGGGTGGACAACCGCTTCCCGGCCACCAAGCTGTACAAGGAACATCTGTCCGAGTACTACGCGCCCAAGAACTTCAATTTCTGGTACTTCTTCGGTTCGCTGGCCCTCCTGGTGCTGGTGATCCAGATCGTCACCGGCATCTTCCTGGTGATGCACTACAAGCCCGACGCCTCGCTGAACGCGGCGGGCGTTCCGGTGGCCTTCGCCTCGGTCGAGTACATCATGCGTGATGTGCCCTGGGGCTGGCTGATCCGCTACATGCACTCCACCGGCGCCTCCTCGTTCTTCGTGGTGGTGTATCTGCACATGTTCCGGGGGCTGCTGTACGGCTCCTACCGCAAGCCGCGCGAACTGGTCTGGATCTTCGGCTGCGCGATCTTCCTGGCCCTGATGGCCGAGGCCTTCATGGGCTACCTGCTGCCCTGGGGCCAGATGTCCTTCTGGGGCGCCCAGGTGATCGTGAACCTGTTCTCGGCCATTCCCTTCGTCGGTCCGGATCTGTCGCTGCTGATCCGTGGTGACTACGTGGTGGGCGATGCGACGCTGAACCGCTTCTTCAGCTTCCACGTCATCGCCGTGCCGCTGGTGCTGCTGGGCCTGGTGGTCGCGCACATCATCGCGCTGCACGAGGTGGGTTCGAACAACCCCGACGGTGTCGAGATCAAGGCCAAGAAGGACGAGCAGGGCCGTCCGCTGGACGGCATCCCCTTCCACCCGTACTACACGGTGCACGACATCCTGGGTGTCTCGGGCTTCCTGATGGTCTTCTGCGCCATCATCTTCTTCGGCCCCGAACTGGGCGGCTACTTCCTGGAGTACAACAACTTCATCCCGGCCGACCCGCTGAAGACCCCGCTGCACATCGCGCCGGTCTGGTACTTCACGCCCTTCTACTCGATGCTGCGCGCCACCACCGACGTGATGGTCAACGTGCTGTGCGGCGTGATCGGCCTGGCCGCGGTGGCGGCCTTGCTGAAGGGGCGCTTCTCCGGCGTGGCCAAGGTGGGTGTCATCGTGGCGGCCCTGGTCGCGATCTTTCTGCTCAAGACCTTCGACGCCAAGTTCTGGGGCGTGGTCGTGATGGGCGGTGCTGTGATCATCCTGTTCTTCCTGCCCTGGCTGGATCACAGCCTGGTCAAGTCGATCCGCTACCGTCCGGGCTGGCACAAGGCGCTGTACGGCGTGTTCGTGGTCTTCTTCGTCGTGCTGGGCTATCTGGGCATCCAGCCGCCGTCGGACACCGGCACGCTGATCGCTCAGGTCGGCACTCTGTTCTATTTCGGCTTCTTCCTGCTGATGCCGTGGTGGAGCCAGCTGGGCACCTTCAAGCCGGTGCCCGAGCGCGTGACCTTCCACCCGCACTGA
- a CDS encoding glutathione S-transferase N-terminal domain-containing protein gives MMVLYSGTTCPYSHRCRFVLFEKGMDFEIRDVDLFAKPEDIALMNPYNEVPILVERDLILYESHIINEYIDERFPHPQLMPGDPVARARVRLFLFNFEKELFANVNILEGRGIKGTDKQLEKARAQIRDRLTQLAPIFLKNKYMLGDDFSMLDVAIAPLLWRLDYYGIDLSKNAAPLLKYAERIFSRPAYIEALTPSEKVMRK, from the coding sequence ATGATGGTGCTGTATTCCGGAACCACCTGCCCCTACTCGCACCGCTGCCGCTTCGTGCTGTTCGAGAAGGGCATGGATTTCGAGATTCGCGATGTCGACCTGTTCGCCAAGCCCGAGGACATCGCGCTGATGAACCCCTACAACGAGGTGCCCATCCTCGTTGAGCGCGACCTGATCCTGTACGAGTCGCACATCATCAACGAGTACATCGACGAGCGCTTCCCGCACCCGCAGCTGATGCCCGGGGATCCGGTGGCCCGCGCCCGGGTGCGCCTGTTCCTGTTCAACTTCGAGAAGGAACTGTTCGCCAACGTGAACATCCTCGAAGGGCGGGGCATCAAGGGCACGGACAAGCAACTGGAGAAGGCACGCGCCCAGATCCGCGACCGGCTGACCCAGCTGGCGCCGATCTTCCTGAAGAACAAGTACATGCTGGGCGACGACTTCTCGATGCTCGACGTGGCCATCGCGCCGCTGCTGTGGCGTCTGGACTACTACGGCATCGACCTGTCCAAGAACGCGGCACCGCTGCTGAAGTACGCCGAACGCATCTTCTCGCGCCCGGCCTACATCGAGGCGCTGACCCCGTCCGAAAAGGTCATGCGCAAGTAA
- the pdxA gene encoding 4-hydroxythreonine-4-phosphate dehydrogenase PdxA, producing MTSTTPRLLVTMGDPVGIGPEIIAKAFAAGALDDALVVGDVGALRRGVRAAGLSLPVAWLDTVADWVRCPPACLPVWQPPGLPPALDQLPWGQVDARAGAAAAACIVGAVSLLQAGQAQGLVTAPLHKEALGAAGVDFPGHTEMLQSLCAVDGLLPPVRMMLANEELRVVLVTIHVALRRAIDALDMPGILETLRITHAAGQRFGMPAPRIAVAGLNPHAGEGGLFGDEEIRLIAPAIAAARAEGIDARGPYAPDTVFMRARHAPGHPGEFDFVVAMTHDHGLIPVKYLGVEEGVNVTLGLPLVRTSPDHGTAFDVAGQGRASAASLVAAARMARRLLGAS from the coding sequence ATGACGTCCACCACACCCCGCCTGCTGGTCACCATGGGGGATCCCGTCGGGATCGGACCGGAAATCATTGCCAAGGCCTTCGCCGCGGGGGCCTTGGACGACGCCCTGGTGGTGGGGGATGTGGGTGCGCTGCGACGCGGGGTGCGGGCCGCCGGCCTGTCGCTGCCGGTCGCCTGGCTGGACACCGTGGCCGACTGGGTGCGCTGCCCGCCGGCCTGCCTGCCGGTGTGGCAGCCGCCGGGGCTGCCGCCGGCGCTGGATCAACTGCCCTGGGGACAGGTTGACGCCCGGGCCGGTGCTGCCGCAGCCGCCTGCATCGTCGGGGCGGTGAGCCTGCTGCAGGCCGGACAGGCGCAAGGGTTGGTGACCGCTCCGCTGCACAAGGAGGCTCTGGGTGCGGCGGGGGTGGATTTCCCCGGCCACACCGAGATGCTGCAGTCGCTCTGTGCGGTCGATGGCCTGCTGCCGCCCGTGCGGATGATGCTGGCCAACGAGGAACTGCGGGTGGTGCTGGTGACCATCCACGTGGCGCTGCGCCGGGCCATCGACGCACTGGACATGCCGGGCATCCTCGAGACCCTGCGCATCACCCATGCGGCGGGCCAGCGCTTCGGCATGCCGGCCCCGCGCATCGCCGTGGCCGGCCTGAACCCGCATGCGGGGGAGGGCGGATTGTTCGGCGACGAGGAGATCCGGCTGATCGCGCCGGCCATCGCCGCGGCCCGGGCCGAGGGCATCGACGCCCGGGGTCCCTATGCGCCCGACACGGTCTTCATGCGGGCGCGGCATGCGCCGGGGCACCCGGGCGAATTCGACTTCGTGGTGGCCATGACCCATGACCACGGCCTCATCCCGGTCAAGTACCTGGGCGTGGAGGAAGGGGTCAACGTGACCCTGGGGCTGCCGCTGGTTCGCACCAGCCCTGACCACGGCACGGCCTTTGACGTGGCGGGTCAGGGGCGGGCGAGCGCGGCCAGCCTGGTGGCGGCAGCCCGGATGGCCCGCCGCCTGCTGGGAGCCAGCTGA
- a CDS encoding Do family serine endopeptidase — MRRIWLIFAQSVTVAVAVVFVLGTFKPGWLQQAPRMTWPQATPTAPASGVPVQVADDPLPTQPLSVAARKAAPAVVSVTASKTSKTSPANPHAEDPWFRYFFGQRGEQDTEDPQPQIGLGSGVIVSSEGYLLTNNHVIDGADEIQVQLSDGRTAKARLVGTDPESDIAVLKVDLDRLPVVTLGRIDQVVVGDAVLAIGNPFNVGQTVTSGIVSALGRSGLGLSTFENFIQTDAAINPGNSGGALIDVNGNLIGINTAIYSRSGGSMGIGFAIPIDLAQQVMNGLVRDGQVTRGWIGVQPRDLDPEFAQNFKIPVSEGVLITGVLQDGPASKAGMKPGDVVVRIAGQPIRNTAQLLNVVAALKPQTDAVVGVLRGQQAMDLKVHIAQRPRQQVQ; from the coding sequence ATGCGCAGAATCTGGCTCATTTTCGCCCAATCGGTCACCGTCGCGGTGGCGGTCGTCTTCGTGCTGGGCACCTTCAAGCCCGGCTGGCTGCAGCAGGCCCCGCGCATGACCTGGCCCCAGGCCACGCCCACCGCGCCGGCTTCCGGTGTGCCGGTCCAGGTGGCCGACGATCCGCTGCCCACCCAACCCCTGAGCGTGGCGGCGCGCAAGGCCGCCCCTGCCGTGGTCAGCGTCACGGCCAGCAAGACCAGCAAGACCAGCCCTGCCAACCCCCATGCGGAAGATCCCTGGTTCCGCTACTTCTTCGGCCAGCGGGGTGAACAGGACACCGAGGATCCGCAGCCCCAGATCGGCCTGGGCTCGGGCGTGATCGTGTCCTCGGAGGGCTATCTGCTCACCAACAACCATGTGATCGACGGCGCGGACGAGATCCAGGTGCAGCTCTCCGATGGCCGGACCGCCAAGGCCCGGCTGGTCGGCACCGACCCGGAGAGCGACATCGCGGTGCTGAAGGTGGATCTGGACCGCCTGCCTGTGGTGACCCTGGGACGGATCGATCAGGTGGTGGTGGGCGACGCGGTGCTGGCCATCGGCAACCCCTTCAACGTCGGCCAGACCGTGACCTCCGGCATCGTCAGCGCCCTGGGCCGCAGCGGCCTGGGCCTGTCCACTTTCGAGAACTTCATCCAGACCGATGCGGCGATCAACCCCGGCAACTCCGGCGGCGCGTTGATCGACGTGAACGGCAACCTCATCGGCATCAACACCGCCATCTACTCCCGCTCCGGCGGCAGCATGGGCATCGGCTTCGCCATCCCCATCGACCTGGCCCAGCAGGTGATGAATGGCCTGGTGCGGGATGGGCAGGTGACCCGTGGCTGGATCGGCGTGCAACCGCGCGACCTGGATCCGGAATTCGCCCAGAACTTCAAGATCCCGGTGTCCGAGGGCGTGCTGATCACCGGCGTGCTGCAGGATGGCCCCGCCAGCAAGGCCGGCATGAAGCCGGGAGATGTGGTGGTGCGCATCGCCGGTCAGCCGATCCGCAACACCGCGCAGCTGCTCAATGTGGTGGCGGCGCTGAAGCCGCAGACCGATGCGGTGGTGGGCGTGCTGCGAGGGCAGCAGGCGATGGACCTCAAGGTCCACATCGCGCAGCGGCCGCGACAGCAGGTGCAGTGA
- the mscL gene encoding large conductance mechanosensitive channel protein MscL produces the protein MGFMSEFKEFAVKGNVVDLAVGVIIGGAFGKIVDSVVTDLIMPLVGLAIGGLDFSNYFLQLSGTPAATLAEAKKAGAVFAYGNFLTVLLNFVILAFIIFVMVRQINRLRKANEPAPAPAPEPVTPEDVLLLREIRDALKR, from the coding sequence ATGGGATTCATGAGCGAATTCAAGGAATTTGCCGTCAAGGGCAATGTGGTCGATCTGGCGGTCGGTGTGATCATCGGTGGCGCCTTCGGAAAGATCGTCGACTCGGTGGTGACCGACCTCATCATGCCCCTGGTCGGTCTGGCCATCGGCGGGCTGGACTTCTCGAATTACTTCCTCCAGCTCTCGGGCACGCCAGCGGCCACGCTGGCCGAAGCCAAGAAGGCCGGTGCGGTCTTCGCGTACGGCAACTTCCTGACCGTGCTGCTGAACTTCGTGATCCTGGCCTTCATCATCTTCGTGATGGTCCGTCAGATCAACCGTCTGCGGAAGGCGAATGAACCCGCACCGGCGCCGGCCCCGGAACCGGTGACGCCGGAGGATGTGCTGCTGCTGCGCGAGATCCGCGACGCGCTCAAGCGCTGA
- the tatC gene encoding twin-arginine translocase subunit TatC: MSQEPRDELEGTEAPFVTHLIELRDRLIRALLAVGVAFGVLAIWPGPAGLYDLLAAPLVASLPHGATMIATNVISPFLVPLKITMMAAFLLALPVVLYQVWAFVAPGLYSHEKKLVLPLVVSSTVLFFTGVAFCYFFVFGKVFKFIQSFAPHSITAAPDIEAYLSFVLTMFVAFGAAFEVPVAVVVLARMGIVSVAKLREFRGYFIVLAFIIAAILTPPDIVSQLSLAIPMCLLYELGIMAAGVFIKHTQFPDSEPTDSDKTA, encoded by the coding sequence ATGAGCCAAGAACCTCGCGACGAGCTGGAGGGCACCGAAGCCCCCTTCGTCACCCATCTGATCGAGCTGCGCGACCGTCTGATCCGGGCCCTGCTGGCCGTCGGGGTGGCCTTCGGCGTGCTGGCCATCTGGCCCGGCCCGGCCGGTCTCTACGATCTGCTGGCGGCCCCCCTGGTGGCTTCGCTGCCGCACGGCGCGACGATGATCGCCACCAACGTGATCTCGCCCTTCCTGGTGCCGCTCAAGATCACCATGATGGCGGCCTTCCTGCTGGCGCTGCCGGTGGTGCTCTACCAGGTCTGGGCCTTTGTCGCGCCGGGCCTGTACAGCCACGAGAAGAAGCTGGTGCTGCCGCTGGTGGTCTCCAGCACGGTGCTGTTCTTCACCGGCGTGGCCTTCTGCTACTTCTTCGTCTTCGGCAAGGTCTTCAAGTTCATCCAGAGCTTTGCGCCGCACAGCATCACCGCCGCGCCGGACATCGAGGCTTACCTGAGCTTCGTGCTGACCATGTTCGTTGCCTTCGGTGCCGCCTTCGAGGTGCCGGTGGCCGTGGTCGTGCTGGCCCGCATGGGCATCGTCTCGGTGGCCAAGCTGCGCGAGTTCCGCGGCTATTTCATCGTGCTGGCCTTCATCATCGCGGCCATCCTGACTCCGCCGGACATCGTCTCCCAGCTGTCCCTGGCCATCCCGATGTGTCTGCTCTACGAACTGGGCATCATGGCCGCCGGCGTGTTCATCAAGCACACGCAGTTCCCGGACAGCGAGCCGACCGATTCCGACAAGACGGCCTGA
- a CDS encoding ClpXP protease specificity-enhancing factor, which produces MSNVPPSPPADAQGSSTRPYLIRALHDWCTDNGFTPYLAVFVDRSVQVPFEYVKNNEIVLNVGFEATSGLKLGNDFIEFKARFGGVAREILVPVDHVVAIYARENGQGMAFPMPTAAADDAAETQATPPAERGAGLRLAAVEADAVAPAAEAPEGEEPPPSAPSPRPALKRVK; this is translated from the coding sequence ATGAGCAACGTGCCTCCTTCGCCACCTGCCGACGCCCAGGGCAGTTCCACCCGCCCGTACCTGATCCGTGCCCTGCACGACTGGTGCACGGACAACGGGTTCACGCCCTATCTGGCGGTCTTTGTCGACCGCTCGGTGCAGGTGCCGTTCGAGTACGTCAAGAACAACGAGATCGTGCTCAACGTGGGCTTCGAGGCCACCAGTGGTCTGAAGCTCGGCAACGACTTCATCGAGTTCAAGGCCCGCTTCGGCGGCGTGGCACGCGAGATCCTGGTGCCCGTGGACCATGTGGTGGCCATCTATGCCCGTGAGAACGGGCAGGGCATGGCCTTCCCCATGCCGACGGCAGCTGCGGACGATGCGGCCGAGACGCAGGCCACGCCGCCCGCCGAGCGGGGCGCGGGTCTGCGCTTGGCGGCCGTGGAGGCCGATGCCGTCGCCCCCGCCGCGGAAGCTCCGGAGGGTGAGGAGCCTCCGCCCTCGGCACCGTCGCCGCGTCCCGCGCTCAAGCGCGTCAAGTGA
- a CDS encoding cytochrome c1 — MKKLIASCFAALCLVGGASANTGGAPWDKFPTEKVTDVAALQHGAKLFVNYCLNCHGASFMRYNRLHDIGLTDAQIKDNMLFTGGKVGDLMKVAIDPKDAKAWFGANPPDLSVIARSRAGAQGSGADYLYTYLRGFYRDDTRPTGWNNTVFPSVGMPHVLWELQGQQTAEVEEGANGEHHVKLVPPAVPGTMTAQEYNEAVADLVAYLQWMGEPAQIQRKQLGVWVLLFLGVFMFLAWRLNAAYWKDVK; from the coding sequence ATGAAGAAACTCATTGCCAGCTGCTTCGCGGCCCTGTGCCTGGTCGGCGGCGCGTCGGCCAACACCGGTGGTGCGCCCTGGGACAAGTTCCCGACCGAGAAGGTGACGGACGTGGCGGCGCTTCAGCATGGCGCCAAGCTGTTCGTCAACTACTGCCTGAACTGCCACGGTGCCTCGTTCATGCGCTACAACCGTCTGCACGACATCGGGCTGACGGATGCGCAGATCAAGGACAACATGCTGTTCACCGGTGGAAAGGTGGGGGACCTGATGAAGGTCGCCATCGATCCGAAGGATGCCAAGGCCTGGTTCGGTGCCAATCCGCCGGACCTCAGCGTGATCGCCCGCTCGCGTGCCGGTGCACAGGGCAGCGGCGCCGACTACCTCTACACCTACCTGCGTGGCTTCTACCGCGACGACACCCGTCCGACCGGCTGGAACAACACCGTGTTCCCCAGCGTGGGCATGCCCCATGTGCTGTGGGAGCTGCAAGGCCAGCAGACGGCCGAGGTGGAAGAGGGCGCCAACGGCGAGCACCATGTCAAGCTGGTGCCGCCGGCCGTTCCGGGGACGATGACGGCCCAGGAATACAATGAGGCCGTGGCCGATCTGGTGGCCTATTTGCAGTGGATGGGCGAGCCCGCCCAGATCCAGCGCAAGCAGCTGGGTGTCTGGGTTCTGCTGTTCCTGGGCGTGTTCATGTTCCTGGCCTGGCGCCTGAACGCGGCCTACTGGAAGGACGTCAAGTAA